Within the Sulfurospirillum barnesii SES-3 genome, the region TTCAAGTCTATCTGTTATAAAGGCTGTATTATTCTCTGTTTCACTAAGATATATAGCACATTCTTTGGTGTTATATACGATTCTTTTTTCAAGAGCAACTCTAGCCCACACATATTGGTCCTCTCCATATTTTTCATCTTCAGGAAACCATATATTATTTTCTACAAATACTTTTTTAGGAATACATGTTGCGGATGTCCAAACTAAATTACTACCTTTTACAATGGATTCAAAATAATTTGGGATTAATCCTATATAATCTTTTGAAGGTAACCCTTGTATATCAATTCCACTTTCTTCGCCATTTGCTTTTCTCTTTTTATATGCTGTAGCATAAAGTCCAGCATCTGGAAAGTTTTGTCTTAGTTCATAAATAGTTTGCAAGAACTCAGGCAGCCACAAATCATCAGCATCTAAAAAAGCTATATATTCTGCTTTTGCTTCTTTTATGCCATTATTTCTTGCTACTGATACCCCAGCGTTTTCTTGGTTAATGAGCCTTATTCTTTCATCTCGCATCGCTTCAACCATCTTCGCACTATCGTCTTTTGAGCCATCATTTACCACCACTATTTCAAAGTCTTGAAAAGTTTGAGCTAAAACTGTTTCTATAGTTTCTTTTACATGATTTTGTTTATTATAAAGCGGTATCACCACACTAAAAAATGGTTTATCTTCGCCCATTATTCAATGCTCTCATTAAAAACTCCAAAGACTTCTTCTTTTGCATGCCTAAAATCTCGTTCACTTTATTGTAGTTTATCTTTCCCAGCTCTCCACCTTCAAAGTTTTTCACATTAAAAACAAGCCTCTCTTTCAGTCCTAGCGCATCAAGCAAAGATATAAACCTATCAAGCCCTCTGCTCTCATTTCCTATAACTACAAACTCTTTTTCAAAGATGATAGAAAAAACCATCCCATGAAATGAGTCCGTCACCACAAAGTCAGCACCAGCAAATGCCGCTAACCATTGGGGCGCAGAGTACGTTACATGTAGCGTGTCAAAACCTTTTAAATGGAGTACATTTTCAAACTTGTAGATATTTTTTGTAAACTCTATAATCTCTTTTTTCTCTTCCGCCTCATCGAGGACATAGGTAAGAAGTCCCCCTTTACCCACGCCCGTCACGTTGTGTTTTTTTATAATTTCTTCTTGGTAAAAATCTTTACTCATAAGCATTGTCGGGTCTAGTACATGTACAGCTTTTTCATAGCCAAATGCTTCTTTACATGTAAGAACTCCCGAAGCTTCTCGCATAGATACAGCCGTAAAATCTTGAAGTAATTTTGCTATCTCCGCATGGTCATTCTCACCCTCCCAGTGGTCTTTTCCAAAAGAAGCTGCATAGGCTATTTTTTTCGTCCTGCTTCCATCCACAAAGTCTAAAAAATAATTTTTGTAGTATTTCTCATCTATGTATTTCTTTCTCCAAACTTGGTCGCTTCCTACTATCACAACATCTAGCTTTTGTTCTCTTGCAAACTCTTCTAGGTCTTGCCTTGTGTGCAAATCTTTACTCATTTCAGATATCTCTTTTTCGATAAATCCTCTATGAAACGCTTTTCTCTT harbors:
- a CDS encoding glycosyltransferase family 2 protein, whose product is MGEDKPFFSVVIPLYNKQNHVKETIETVLAQTFQDFEIVVVNDGSKDDSAKMVEAMRDERIRLINQENAGVSVARNNGIKEAKAEYIAFLDADDLWLPEFLQTIYELRQNFPDAGLYATAYKKRKANGEESGIDIQGLPSKDYIGLIPNYFESIVKGSNLVWTSATCIPKKVFVENNIWFPEDEKYGEDQYVWARVALEKRIVYNTKECAIYLSETENNTAFITDRLEMPLPTKINLMNYKNLAHNEDIKKWLSLYIDKHLLNKVIKNKKNKNGKNILKILCTNKFTFINHLKIIFILLIPNILFDYFIQKKNKSKKVKQFFKAILFFKVIE
- a CDS encoding polysaccharide pyruvyl transferase family protein — protein: MKIGILTLPIAENYGGILQAVALYRFLSSQGHDVVLIYKQKKQVFWKRLIIALIVKIPFQDFRGLKSNYKNNKERLKRKAFHRGFIEKEISEMSKDLHTRQDLEEFAREQKLDVVIVGSDQVWRKKYIDEKYYKNYFLDFVDGSRTKKIAYAASFGKDHWEGENDHAEIAKLLQDFTAVSMREASGVLTCKEAFGYEKAVHVLDPTMLMSKDFYQEEIIKKHNVTGVGKGGLLTYVLDEAEEKKEIIEFTKNIYKFENVLHLKGFDTLHVTYSAPQWLAAFAGADFVVTDSFHGMVFSIIFEKEFVVIGNESRGLDRFISLLDALGLKERLVFNVKNFEGGELGKINYNKVNEILGMQKKKSLEFLMRALNNGRR